In Danio rerio strain Tuebingen ecotype United States chromosome 18, GRCz12tu, whole genome shotgun sequence, the genomic window tttttttttttacaacaattatttaattaaggcATGATATCTAATTAAATTCTATTACAATTGGGTCTAAATTAATATGGAAGTATTTCGAGTCTGTTAGGCTGTTCAACAGTATTATTTTTTCCCTTATTAATATACTgcattgatatatttatttacacaatttaataaattactcatttattttacacTTTACATCACAACCATTtaattgtataaatgtattttttgtagtttcataatggttatatatatttttttttattttaataacttattattattttaccggAATACATTTTTCACtcattataatattttatgtatttatttacataatttaataaattaatcatttaaatttatttatcatttaatcatgtttgtattgttttgttaagattatacatttttaaattgcattttattagcTTGTTACGTTTATGCTAATATATATGATAAAGTACTGATACAACATATGATTATTTGAATCTAATTTTatcattcaaatgatttattattttaaattctgcTTTTTTCAAGTATTTTGCTGAGTACTAAAGTCTCTGAAAATCCTGATTCTTCAAAACAGTAAAGCAAATACTTTTTTGCATATACATAAAAAAGTAACTATTGTACGTttacaattataatattatacaaaattaaGATAAAACGTAGCAACGTTGTTCCCAATTTTAGGACTGGTAGACTTCAGATTTAACATAATACTTCATTCTTGATACAACTAATTTGCCCTCGGGTAAACTACCAACAATCTGCGAATGACGCTAATCGGATCCAGCCAATCGTGGCGTGGTTTGAAGTTCTCTTCGTTCATTGGTCTTTTGCACGTGAAGCGGTGCAGAACCAGGAAGTAGTTTTGCGTGTGTGTTGTTTACATCGTACATAAAGTCGAAATGTCAAACTAAACCACTAacaaggtctgaaaaacccactTCTGTCTTTCACAATTCAATCGTGCACCGTATTTGACAGTTTATCATGATAACTAGTTTCAGTCGGCTGACAAAGCCAAGCATGCGTTTTGTATATTTCTGTGCCCATGACATTCAGACCCCTCTCCACCAATTATCTCACTTAATCTTACAGTAATCGTAGATTTTCCTCCAGAGTGATGGGGAACGGCGACAGTGTTGTAGCGCAGAAGCGACTGGCTCGTTTTCGTCCGGATGAGAGACCCGCTGTTGAGGGGACATTTGACAGACTTCATGGAGCAAGATCCTCTGCTTCAGCTGGAAAAACAAGCAAGGGTTTATCAttagacatgctgcaggtgagcAGAGGGATCTGTTATACTTCGAATGTAATGTAGTATATTATTATAATGTCGTTACTCCAGTATTAAGTgtgtaaattagggctgcacgatactagacaaaaactgacattgcaatattttgttttcctgCGATTTATTTTGCGATATGAATAGAGATTAGATTCGAtttgattcaactttattgtcattacacatgtacaaggcaacgaaattcAGTTAAGGTCTAatcagcagtgcaatagcagcaagtgcaagatacaggtataagttataaagtgcagttatagaaaaactatggtgacatttacagatggatgtactatcaacattatggttgtattagctatgaacagagatttacaataaatgaatttgtacaggttgctattaataatcagaagtgtgcagatagataaacataattacaaatgtatatgtacacaGTGGGTGTGAGTAATTTTGTACACATTTGTAATTTTATACAcgcaaccacaatttatatcattataaagataatcgtgttcataaaaacactataaatgaggacttctccctcaatacTCAAGTCTGAATGCAGTCTCTGCTTTttcaacaaaaatgcttgctgcacacaaacagctttactgtatcagccctgacagcatcgcagggaaaaacatgcaacaaaccccgtggatcataggaacaaacacatacgaccattcatgaacagctaaatactgtgtgctgtgGGTATCTGGACACGGTCTCACACAGTCATCAACGTGTCTTACAGCTTGGcacttgccttcggaaagcatgtggAGTCATGAATAACTtagaagcagggtcttcttataggataagaaaactccgttatgaaaaataatgagaaaccgacgcgtcatctttgcacttgcagttttgcgatacgtcgccgattttgatccagccccaaaaataattttaaacccggaagctgaaattagctgacaaaaggtccaaattatccagttttcacCACAATTAAATCTGataggtgctaacattgtcttaagtgatgctcaacacacacaaacctgttaaaatctcaaaaaaagtccTCAAGGGTTTTTATGAACCTGTAAAATAAGAAGAAACAACAACCAAgagattaaaattaaatgaaaacaacaaataaataaatacaatcaaggTATTATTAAAATCTGTGATAATTCTTGAACTACCACATTCCTTGTAGTATTGCCAAGTCTAGCACACAATTACTTTCCTATCAAAGTACTTATTATTATATAGCAATTAGATTACTATTTAAAAGCTGGCTGATGTTATTTGTGTGTATGAATGTCGAACAGTATTGCAGGCTATCTAataaaaagcatctgctaaaatACATACTTAAATTGCTGTGACCTGTTAATGGATTCAGTTTTGTCAAATTGTTGCTGTTTGCATTGGATATCACTGGCAGTCCTTCAGATACATCAGTATgaccttttttgtttatttgatttctttttagcTGACCATGGGAAAGATGGCCTCAGAGTCAATGATAAAGCGAGTGTTTCAGGGTCTCCACAGCATTGACCCAGGAGTGCCGCTGCACCCTGGTGACGGGGTGAGTCGCGAGCAGCTGCTCATTTTCCTGGCAGATGTTCTCAGAGGAACTGCAGAGGAACGAGCGCCGTTGGTCCTGGCAATGGCAGAGGGTGCAAAGGCTACTGTTACCACGACTGAGCAGATCAGAGGTGTAAGTAGCACCAAAGTTTACTTATATAACtaatcagtaaaataaatattaaaggaaTATTAATCATTTCAATTTTATCAtttatgtacaattttaaaatatatttagtaaattgtattttatattttagtttaggaTTTAGTACTTTTATTGTGTGCTTTtgccaaatttatttatttatacattttctgaatactaaaatatgacaataaaataaaatattagctcaaaataaaatctgttcaattctgaaataattaaattaaaattaataaataatttttaaaaagttaatttatttatttcagaatttaacagatttttctatctaatattttattttccagtaaaacgttaaatattttaaaacctatttttagTTAGCAATACACTattgaataaataatttgcatattgtgattaattacttatttaaattcagttgaacagtgaaacattttaaatgtatatatttttttataatttttctaaCTAGTTcctaatatgtttatttatttattgcttgttTAATAGTTTATGGAAGACCTGGTTTATGCTGCAGTACAGACTCTCGCCCACAAGGGGCACCTGAGAGCTTGGCAACCAGAACGAATGGGAGATGGTGCTCAAGGTGTTAAACTGCTGGCCGAACAGCTGACCTCTGAATTAAAACCTTCAGGTTGGTAATAATTTCAGTATCAAAGTAAATGCTGTTTAATAATGAACTTTAATGACATCAAATCATgttgatatatattttaaatcatgtAAATTTAATTGGAACATGAAAAAATTGGATacatttgtgcttattttttgtgtattatttgtatatatttttatgaatgctaactttttatttattgtttttgtgaatattttgtgaatattataagtattttatatttgtattttttttgttaaaaactaaGATTTTTGCATGCTTTCttgattttttaatatatttagttttatttatacagttgaagtctgaattattagcccccctgtatattttttctccaatttctgtttaacagagagtagatttatttaacacatttctaaacataatagtattaataactaatttctaataactaaattttttttttttactgcttttattgtagctgaaataaaacaaataagactttctccagaagaaaaaaatatatagaaaatactgtgaaaaatttccttgctttgttaaacatcatttgggaaatatttgaaaaagaaaaaaaaaaatcacaggaggccgaataattttgacttgaactgtgTATATATAGATTTACCTTTTTGCTTTTATAAATTAACTtttcacaattattttattatatatatatatatatatatatatatatatatatatatatatatatatatatatatatatatatataattttagtaaATAACAAACTGCAGCAGACATATTTGAAACTTTACTTCTTGTCGCTTCTACAGATCAGAATACGTGTGACATTGCTTGTCTGGAAGACTGGCTGTTCCGGATCCCAATGATGGCTATGTTTTTGGAGCTCCTGATTGGTGAAGGACTAGGTGTTGTTTTGCCCTCTCGTCCTCCACCGACTCTGTTACCCCCGTGTCAGTTCGCTCCCTGGACTGACCTCCGCTGTGTCTTGAGTCTGCCTCTTCTGATGTTTCTGTCCCCTCTGCTGCCTGAGGGACACAGCGCCCCCTGGAGGATGTTATTTTCAACAAAAATGCACGGAGAAAGCTTCACCCGATTGTTGGGCAGCTGCAAAAGCCGGGGTCCCACTGTCTTGTTGGTAAAGGACACCAAAGGGCACATCTTCGGGGGCTTCGCATCACAAAGCTGGGAGGTCAAACCTCAGTTTCAGGGTAGGTTTGAAAATTACAACCCagcctttaaaatgaaaaattgtaTGATTTTCAGCAATTATTTTAATGACAACAACGTTTAGGGGGCCTGGAAACTATCAAAATTGGTCTAAgagtgaatattaaaaaaaattaaacatatttattttctataatctACATAAATGCAAATTTGTGACATTATGCACATAATTTTTCAgacatattattacattatagttGTACACAAGAACTTAACCAAAACAAGAATAAACTTGTGCATGTGtcaaatgtttttctttataAAGTAATGGCgccaactactggcctggcatgcataatacaATGTGTTCACTTTTGGCATTCTCAGATCAGTGTGAATGAAAAGCC contains:
- the meak7 gene encoding MTOR-associated protein MEAK7 (The RefSeq protein has 2 substitutions compared to this genomic sequence) — translated: MGNGDSVVAQKRLARFRPDERPAVEGTFDRLHGARSSASAGKTSKGLSLDMLQLTMGKMASESMIKRVFQGLHSIDPGVPLHPGDGVSREQLLIFLADVLRGTAEERAPLVLAMAEGAKATVTTTEQIRGFMEDLVYAAVQTLAHKGHLRAWQPERMGDGAQGVKLLAEQLTSELKPSDQNTCDIACLEDWLFRIPMMAMFLELLIGEGLGVVLPSRPPPTLLPPCQFAPWTDLRCVLSLPLLMFLSPLLPEGHSAPWRMLFSTKMHGESFTRLLGSCKSRGPTVLLVKDTKGHIFGGFASQSWEVKPQFQGDSRCFLFSVFPYMRVFTCTGYNDHYMYLNQGQQTMPNGLGMGGQHGYFGLWLDYDFGHGHSRARPRCTTYGSPQLSADEDFKLDTLEVWGVGKLPEEQEEDEKKKSILDADLEVQAMMEMTGKTLHSQGLREPEEGED